A genomic segment from bacterium encodes:
- a CDS encoding MFS transporter — translation MTAGNGAAPRATKGILGTIFLIVFIDLVGFGMVVTLLPRYGEMYQPKPLTLGLFMATYSFFQFLFAPILGRLSDRFGRRPVLLLSLCGAAFGYVLLALGGSLEVLFLSRAVAGASAGNISTAQAAIADVTGPAERAKGMGALGAAFGLGFIFGPAIGGYLFDLAHWAPGAAAALTSLAALALTFRFFPETRLFSPNGERSRARLDWRSLVRALRHPLLGLCLAAFFLQVFGFANFESSFVLYAESRFALTAHETGWIFLFVGVVGAVVQGGLVGRLTKVFGEARLVVAGA, via the coding sequence ATGACCGCGGGAAACGGCGCCGCGCCGCGGGCGACCAAGGGGATCCTCGGCACGATCTTCCTGATCGTCTTCATCGACCTCGTCGGCTTCGGCATGGTCGTGACGCTTCTGCCGCGCTACGGCGAGATGTACCAGCCGAAGCCGCTGACGCTCGGCCTCTTCATGGCCACCTACTCGTTCTTCCAGTTCCTCTTCGCGCCGATCCTCGGCCGCCTCTCCGACCGCTTCGGCCGCCGGCCGGTGCTGCTCCTCTCGCTCTGCGGCGCCGCCTTCGGCTACGTCCTCCTCGCGCTGGGCGGCTCGCTCGAGGTCCTCTTTCTCTCGCGCGCCGTCGCCGGCGCCTCGGCCGGCAACATCTCGACCGCCCAGGCGGCGATCGCCGACGTCACCGGCCCCGCGGAGCGGGCGAAGGGGATGGGCGCGCTCGGCGCGGCCTTCGGCCTCGGCTTCATCTTCGGCCCGGCGATCGGCGGCTACCTCTTCGACCTCGCGCACTGGGCGCCCGGCGCCGCGGCGGCGCTGACCTCGCTCGCCGCGCTCGCGCTGACCTTCCGCTTCTTCCCAGAAACGCGCCTCTTCTCGCCGAACGGCGAGCGGAGCCGCGCGCGCCTCGACTGGCGCAGCCTCGTCCGCGCGCTGCGCCATCCGCTGCTCGGCCTCTGCCTCGCGGCGTTCTTCCTGCAGGTCTTCGGCTTCGCCAACTTCGAGTCGAGCTTCGTCCTCTACGCCGAGTCCCGCTTCGCGCTGACGGCGCACGAGACCGGCTGGATCTTCCTCTTCGTCGGCGTCGTCGGCGCCGTCGTGCAGGGCGGGCTCGTCGGCCGACTGACCAAGGTCTTCGGCGAGGCGCGGCTCGTCGTCGCCGGCGC
- a CDS encoding secondary thiamine-phosphate synthase enzyme YjbQ gives MHSASIEVATRGQELYDITAELRRAVAESGVADGLAVVFVRHTSASLVVQENADPRVRRDLLDFFARLVPEDAGYAHDDEGPDDMPSHIRTALTHTSEIVPVADGAPLLGTWQALYLFEHRRAPHRRRVEIRVFGD, from the coding sequence ATGCACAGCGCGTCGATCGAAGTCGCCACCCGCGGGCAGGAGCTCTACGACATCACCGCCGAGCTGCGCCGCGCCGTGGCCGAGTCCGGCGTCGCCGACGGCCTCGCCGTCGTCTTCGTGCGCCACACCAGCGCCAGCCTCGTCGTGCAGGAGAACGCCGACCCGCGCGTGCGGCGGGACCTGCTCGACTTCTTCGCCCGCCTCGTCCCGGAGGACGCCGGCTACGCGCACGACGACGAGGGACCGGACGACATGCCGAGCCACATCCGCACCGCCCTCACCCACACCTCCGAGATCGTGCCGGTCGCCGACGGCGCGCCGCTGCTCGGCACGTGGCAGGCGCTCTACCTCTTCGAGCATCGACGCGCGCCGCACCGCCGCCGCGTCGAGATCCGCGTGTTCGGCGACTGA